The Populus nigra chromosome 19, ddPopNigr1.1, whole genome shotgun sequence genome includes a window with the following:
- the LOC133680102 gene encoding probable peroxidase 61 translates to MIVTKKLYLPSPDIPLDKAVQAFKNKGLNATDMVYLPGGGHSVGIPPCVAFENRLYDFQNTGKPDPTMNTTLLKTLQTLCPRNSGATGTGPKYHIQEPALAISAFVSTSAGTVSLPTTLFAAGIDDNILAKNFKAGVATILGLSSGLAPTP, encoded by the exons ATGATTGTGACGAAGAAATTATATCTTCCGTCTCCAGATATCCCACTTGATAAGGCTGTTCaagcatttaaaaataaaggacTGAATGCTACAGACATGGTTTATCTTCCTG GAGGTGGTCACAGTGTTGGGATACCACCTTGTGTTGCATTCGAAAATCGTCTTTATGATTTCCAGAACACTGGCAAACCTGACCCAACCATGAATACAACATTACTGAAAACCCTACAAACTCTTTGTCCACGAAATTCTGGCG CAACTGGCACTGGACCCAAATACCACATTCAAGAGCCAGCTTTGGCAATTTCTGCCTTCGTGAGTACTAGTGCGGGGACCGTATCACTTCCCACCACCCTTTTCGCCGCTGGCATTGATGATAACATCCTGGCTAAGAACTTCAAGGCTGGTGTTGCCACCATTCTAGGTCTAAGTTCTGGTCTTGCACCCACACCATAA